The region ATATTTTTACTTCTAAATAATTTTTCGATTTTATTTGGTTTATAGTCTTTAAAATTTATATTTAAAGCTATTGATGGAATTTTTTTATTTGGTGTTGTTCCTCCACCAATTACTGTTTGTGTTTCTAAGATATTACAATCACAATATTTATCTATCATCTGTTTTAATTCTTGAGCTTTTTGTTTTAGTTCATCTTGTGTTTTAAAAAGCATTTTCATAGTTGGAATATTCTCTTTTTGATTTAGTAAAAGAGATTTCATACTATCTTCTAATAATGCTAAAGTAAGTTTATCTACCCTTAACATTCTTAATAATTGATTCTTTTTTAATTCATCAATATATTTCTTTTTTCCTACTATAATTCCAGCTTGAACAGAACCTAAAAGTTTATCCCCTGAAAAACTCAACAATGAAGGTTTGTATTTCATATAGTCTAACACTGATGGTTCTTTATCTTGCAGTCCATAAGGCAAGTCAACAATATGTCCACTTCCCATATCATAATAGTCTATCAATTTGTTTTCATTTGCTATTTCTACAATCTTGTCAAACTCCACTTCTTTGCTAAAACCTTCAATTGTATAGTTTGATTTATGAACCTTCATTAATATTGAAGTGTTTTCATTGATAGCATTTTGATAATCTTTTTCATGGGTTTTATTTGTAGTTCCAATCTCTTTTAATATTGCACCACTACTATTCATAACATCTGGAATTCTAAAACTTCCACCAATCTCTACAAGTTCACCTCTGCTTACAACTACTTCTTTGTTTTTAGCAAAAGTGTTTAATATCAAAAAAACAGCACTTGCATTGTTATTTACAATAAGTACATCTTCACAAGCTAAAAGTTCTTGGGCTATTTTAGAAATATGTGAATAACGTTCACCCCTTTTACCTTCTTTTAAATCATATTCTAAATTGTTGTATGAAGTTGCTATATCTTTTACTCTCTCAAAGGCATCTTTATCAATTAAGCTTCTTCCTAAATTTGTATGAA is a window of Halarcobacter sp. DNA encoding:
- the selA gene encoding L-seryl-tRNA(Sec) selenium transferase → MVLLKSIPKIDKFVSNTAFDNYSKALITSISKDVINKLREDILNKKVDSIDEEKLIEKVKNKYKNITSSSLQKVINATGVIIHTNLGRSLIDKDAFERVKDIATSYNNLEYDLKEGKRGERYSHISKIAQELLACEDVLIVNNNASAVFLILNTFAKNKEVVVSRGELVEIGGSFRIPDVMNSSGAILKEIGTTNKTHEKDYQNAINENTSILMKVHKSNYTIEGFSKEVEFDKIVEIANENKLIDYYDMGSGHIVDLPYGLQDKEPSVLDYMKYKPSLLSFSGDKLLGSVQAGIIVGKKKYIDELKKNQLLRMLRVDKLTLALLEDSMKSLLLNQKENIPTMKMLFKTQDELKQKAQELKQMIDKYCDCNILETQTVIGGGTTPNKKIPSIALNINFKDYKPNKIEKLFRSKNIIGRIEDEKFLLDLRTIQDDELNIIKLKIEEIINE